The Colletotrichum higginsianum IMI 349063 chromosome 2, whole genome shotgun sequence genome has a segment encoding these proteins:
- a CDS encoding 2OG-Fe(II) oxygenase — MSTAAVVSEPGTTLLRFASGNGTVTRRILTTPLRDALPAEIPIIDISLAFSPELADRKIVAHQIREAATTSGFFYLDNHGIDPSITASAHTACLDYFRQGEEAKMQSWVGKSRYFNGYKPPGSQRINKSESVDNRESFSWTYDPRYDTDITDVGAIPERVRRFLRMEDFHWDGTSNMPHFKKAIIRYWQSCLKLARVLVRAFALSLELPEDFFDAKFAYPDAALALNYYPPLPKPAGNAESDTNTQVSIGSHTDFQLFTILWQDAVGGLQVLNRQGQWIRAAPIPGTFVVNIADYLQRITNDLYVSTVHRAQNLSGEERISMPFFFGFGLHESCGVLETCVEDGERPKYDEIGCEEWVQRRARAMHKVESDDESER; from the coding sequence ATGAGCACCGCTGCTGTTGTGTCTGAGCCGGGGACTACTCTCCTTCGCTTCGCATCAGGGAACGGGACGGTTACGCGCCGCATCCTAACAACTCCTCTCCGTGATGCCCTGCCCGCTGAGATCCCCATCATCGACATCTCACTCGCCTTCAGCCCCGAGCTTGCGGATCGAAAGATAGTTGCACATCAGATCCGAGAAGCTGCAACAACCTCTGGCTTTTTCTACCTGGACAACCATGGGATTGACCCGTCCATCACCGCCTCCGCACATACAGCATGTCTGGACTATTTCCGtcagggcgaggaggccaaAATGCAATCCTGGGTGGGCAAGAGTCGTTACTTCAATGGGTACAAGCCGCCTGGATCCCAGCGCATCAACAAGTCAGAGAGTGTCGACAACCGCGAGTCGTTCAGCTGGACCTATGACCCCCGCTACGACACCGACATCACGGATGTGGGAGCTATCCCAGAACGGGTGAGGAGGTTCCTCAGGATGGAGGACTTCCACTGGGACGGGACCTCCAACATGCCTCATTTCAAAAAGGCCATCATTCGGTACTGGCAATCCTGTCTGAAGCTCGCGCGTGTGTTGGTCCGCGCTTTTGCGTTGTCTCTCGAGCTGCCAGAGGACTTTTTCGATGCCAAGTTTGCGTATCCTGACGCCGCTTTGGCGCTGAACTATTACCCCCCATTGCCCAAGCCTGCGGGCAATGCCGAGTCAGACACGAACACCCAGGTCTCGATAGGGTCGCACACGGACTTCCAGCTCTTCACCATTCTGTGGCAGGACGCCGTCGGGGGGCTGCAGGTATTGAACCGCCAGGGACAATGGATCCGGGCGGCACCGATCCCAGGGACATTCGTTGTCAACATCGCCGACTACCTACAGCGCATCACGAACGATCTCTACGTCAGTACCGTCCATCGCGCACAAAATCTGAGCGGCGAAGAGCGCATCAGCATGcctttcttcttcggcttcggcctccATGAGAGTTgcggcgtcctcgagacttgtgtcgaggatggcgagagGCCCAAGTACGATGAAATCGGTTGCGAGGAATGGGTGCAgaggagagcgagggcgATGCACAAAGTCGAATCGGAtgacgagagcgagagatAG
- a CDS encoding Vegetative cell wall protein gp1 has translation MSGAQAGNEAPETSNKRRRTSGMYQRRRAVAACGPCRVRKTKCDNVRPACGFCQRNGGHCTYPDTSNDFSTFDPASLAILDRINHVVSLLETGPQPPMDNVGSAVPLPQSTLSPTSISGPQTSTSLALEEDPTHAPDNLPEDDAMIRFNIPDSAAASANCEAVLKWPIFRGLVPDVESFILEADDDDRESFDRPRPVNGCSLGRGVQEDDFTVLSKKFLAYVHVKNPILDVADFKAQVRDAVESGPRWDGPSCLVLIACALACLASPFQSELNLNGTPESVRSSASNSTDPDTAQAYYLAAKKRMGLIEPSLLQVQCLFFFAVFEMYTLHPLQAWFYFNQACVQFKSLLWRRSQRRNPHNISQKTRRLEQRLYWSCMKSECELRCEIPLPLSGITSLGYPDLFPSPPSEVASPAAQPSALDILEDDIHPEEEKSWFYYLAEISSRRMINRAISVFGYNGQQAWVQDVARVVEKCEEFDGHINVWCLHIPSQINWQNRDLSNNELVHFIQNRATSCREWIHRPFVYYVVHQPPDDPWMPRVMPLAEKCLELSVELLLDINLHHRHHGTWFMARAAMTRALLVLAAVKSGRFNQLPERWKQAVETATLALQRWYGEAPDLLRAASVLEGVIGQVIGTGG, from the exons ATGTCTGGGGCACAGGCCGGAAATGAGGCCCCGGAAACAAGCAACAAGCGCCGCCGGACCTCCGGGATGTACCAAAGGAGGCGGGCTGTCGCGGCGTGTGGGCCATGCCGAGTTCGGAAGACGAAATGCGACAATGTCCGGCCCGCCTGCGGCTTCTGCCAACGGAACGGTGGCCACTGCACTTACCCCGATACTTCGAATGACTTCTCGAC CTTCGACCCTGCAAGCTTGGCAATACTAGACCGTATCAACCATGTTGTCTCTCTTTTGGAAACCGGGCCGCAGCCGCCGATGGACAATGTCGGCTCCGCTGTTCCCTTGCCGCAATCGACATTGTCGCCGACTTCTATCAGCGGGCCACAAACCAGTACGagcctcgccctcgaggaagaTCCGACTCATGCACCAGACAACCTGCCCGAGGATGATGCTATGATACGTTTCAACATACCGGATTCGGCGGCTGCCAGTGCCAACTGTGAAGCGGTTCTTAAATGGCCAATCTTCAGGGGCTTGGTCCCCGACGTTGAGTCGTTCATTCTCGAGGCGGATGACGACGACCGGGAGTCTTTTGATCGACCCAGGCCTGTCAACGGTTGCAGTCTTGGACGCGGGGTTCAGGAGGACGACTTCACGGTCCTTTCGAAGAAGTTCTTGGCGTATGTGCATGTGAAGAATCCAATACTTGATGTTGCGGACTTCAAAGCCCAAGTGAGAGACGCAGTCGAAAGCGGCCCACGCTGGGATGGTCCCTCATGTCTTGTG CTTATCGCCTGCGCCCTAGCCTGCCTTGCGAGCCCTTTTCAATCCGAGCTCAACCTCAACGGCACGCCGGAATCAGTCCGGTCTTCTGCTTCAAACTCCACCGATCCGGACACAGCGCAGGCTTACTACCTCGCAGCGAAGAAGAGAATGGGGCTGATCGAGCCATCTTTGCTCCAGGTACAATGCCTGTTCTTCTTTGCGGTATTCGAGATGTACACCCTCCATCCGCTCCAAGCATGGTTCTACTTCAACCAAGCCTGTGTGCAGTTCAAGAGTCTTCTTTGGCGGCGTAGCCAGAGGCGAAACCCGCACAACATCTCGCAGAAAACTCGTCGTCTCGAGCAGAGGCTCTACTGGTCCTGCATGAAATCTGAGTG TGAGCTTAGATGCGAAATCCCATTACCCTTGAGCGGCATCACCAGCCTAGGATACCCGGACCTCTTCCCGTCACCTCCGTCCGAAGTTGCTTCCCCTGCCGCCCAGCCAAGCGCGTTGGATATTTTAGAAGACGACATACACcccgaggaagagaagagctGGTTCTACTACTTGGCTGAAATATCGTCGCGGAGAATGATAAACCGTGCGATATCCGTATTCGGCTACAACGGGCAGCAGGCATGGGTTCAAGACGTGGCAAGGGTGGTGGAGAAATGCGAGGAGTTTGACGGGCATATCAACGTATG GTGCCTGCATATCCCCTCCCAGATCAACTGGCAGAACCGAGACTTGTCCAACAACGAGCTCGTCCACTTCATCCAAAACCGAGCTACCAGCTGCCGCGAATGGATCCACCGGCCTTTCGTCTATTACGTGGTCCATCAGCCGCCGGACGACCCTTGGATGCCCCGCGTCATGCCGTTGGCGGAGAAGTGCCTCGAGCTCTcggtcgagctgctgctggacaTTAACCTgcatcatcggcatcacGGAACGTGGTTCATGGCCAGAGCGGCAATGACCCGTGCGCTTCTGGTCTTGGCTGCGGTCAAGAGCGGTCGGTTCAACCAGCTGCCCGAGCGATGGAAACAAGCGGTCGAAACGGCCACATTGGCGTTGCAGCGGTGGTATGGCGAAGCTCCGGACCTGCTTAGGGCTGCGTCTGTGCTCGAGGGGGTCATCGGTCAAGTTATCGGGACCGGAGGATGA
- a CDS encoding Integral membrane protein, whose translation MSAASQRGSLAPLPEYHRRGLIILTAFSFLSTLATTLLWLFITYKFLSYRRRKWVDKRRRARRRRHVTVADLPDLTLGLDAPCPGSTGFSRIEELDRLATVQEPANDAGAQRPDEDDEDDEAEERSPFPILVYNLLLADMMEAVAYSLSIYWVIEDGIFAPSSVCWAQGWLGSTSNLAASLFLTAISVNTFLTVGLGFKPPPWTVYTTIASLWIFDFGINGAGVISATLHPATVGESFFMRANVCEESGFHTSREAEPRQLSGYHPAFLIYPFIYIGCSVPLVVGRVTALLGIDLGIFYFAFAGSVLAANGLFNSILWTSTILFSAPQDVRNTGLDRFAFVRTPIRDYGHTVIISGPSSRRVPQSEASIHSRKKDWWWWRYGGQRNWGRSYTNAHTMPVNG comes from the exons ATGTCAGCCGCGTCTCAGCGCGGGAGTCTGGCACCATTGCCAGAATACCACCGCCGCGGACTCATAATCCTGACGGCCTTTTCGTTTCTCTCTACCCTGGCCACCACTCTCCTGTGGCTCTTCATCACATACAAGTTCCTCTCATACCGCAGACGAAAATGGGTCGACAAGAGGCGACgagcaaggcggcggcggcacgtcaccgtcgccgatCTGCCCGACCTCACCCTGGGGCTGGATGCTCCCTGCCCAGGCAGTACAGGGTTTTCCCGCATAGAAGAACTCGACCGCTTAGCCACCGTGCAAGAGCCCGCGaatgacgccggcgcccagcgacccgacgaggacgacgaagacgacgaggcggaggaaCGCAGCCCGTTCCCGATTCTCGTATACAATCTTCTCCTAGCAGACATGATGGAGGCCGTCGCCTATAGCCTCAGCATTTACTGGGTGATAGAAGATGGGATATTCGCTCCTTCGTCCGTTTGCTGGGCCCAAGGATGGTTGGGATCGACGAGCAACCTGGCCGCCAGTCTCTTTCTCACGGCCATATCTGTGAACACATTCCTGACGGTTGGCTTGGGGTTCAAACCGCCCCCATGGACTGTTTACACGACGATTGCTTCTCTCTGGATATTTGACTTTGGCATCAATGGTGCCGGGGTGATATCGGCCACGCTGCATCCGGCCACCGTTGGAGAGTCTTTTTTCATGAGAGCCAATGTCTG CGAGGAGTCCGGATTCCACACCAGCCGAGAAGCGGAACCTCGACAGCTGAGCGGATACCACCCGGCTTTCCTCATCTATCCCTTCATCTACATAGGGTGCAGCGTGCCTCTTGTGGTTGGCCGCGTCACAGCTCTTCTGGGGATCGACCTCGGCATCTTCTACTTCGCCTTTGCTGGATCCGTCTTAGCCGCCAACGGGCTCTTCAACTCGATTCTGTGGACGTCGACAATCCTCTTCAGCGCCCCGCAAGATGTACGCAATACGGGACTGGACAGATTCGCCTTCGTGCGGACGCCGATACGAGATTATGGCCATACAGTGATCATCAGCGGGCCATCAAGCAGGAGAGTGCCTCAGTCAGAAGCATCCATCCACAGTCGCAAAAAGgattggtggtggtggagatATGGAGGACAGAGAAACTGGGGAAGATCCTATACCAACGCGCATACCATGCCAGTG AACGGGTGA